DNA from Triticum aestivum cultivar Chinese Spring chromosome 7D, IWGSC CS RefSeq v2.1, whole genome shotgun sequence:
TTTAAATAGctcgctatagctccgctatagcacgctatagcatttagaagaggtccgccgctaagaggcttagcgcgctatttaaaactttggtTGCACATGTAAAACTGGGATTCCCCGGAGAAGACAACAAAGCCATCGCAGGCGCCAAGCAGGTGCATCTTGAAACGGACGCCCGGGACGAATGACCAGAGCTGTTGATTGGCGGCGCCGGCGAGCGAGGCGGCATCGCGGAAGACGATGATACCAGCAGGCCGTCCACGGTCGTCAACTATGGGGAACGACGCGGTGTTCGAGGGTGAACTCGGCGTTGAGGTTGCAGCACGCCACGACGCGCGGACGGCGCGGCAGCGGCCGATGTCTTTGGGTGGCAGCAGGATGAGGATCTGGTCGATGACGATCTCCTCGGGCAGGTCGTCGAGCACGGTCGCACCTCTCCTGTTCGTCATTGCAGGCGCTCCATCGGTTCCCGTGATCAGCCAAAATAAAGGGAGCGGCTAGTGGTCAGGTGACTGATTTTAAAACTTGGGTcagtcattttttttcttttcgcaACGCAGGCCGCGCAGCTCACGGAGCTGGACCTGCGTGCTGTGTCGTTCCTCCAACTAGGCTAGTTCATAGGTGGGGCAGGTCTTTTGCACTACATGGGCATGGTGAAAGCTCTGTACTTAATGCTCCCACACAACGACAACAATACTTATATCTTAGTGCTAATGATCAATCACGTGGTTGTACGTAATCACATTCTTAATTCTAAATTAGACAAACACAAATGTAAAGGACGAATAATATAATGCACCTATGTATAGCATAATACAACATAAAAACTTCTACTTTCTCTAGTGTTCTCATCCTCTATACTAATATAGTAACgtaaaaatttaaaacaaaaaaaacaaaataataaagTTTCCTAAGAAaaaaattagtggcattggtattagcCTTTAAACAAAATGAAACTAATAAGGACAACACACAATTTAAACAGAAATTACGCTTTTCCACAATATGAAAGATAAGCATATAATGGTGGGATTCTCACAAGATGGAAGTTATCTAAAAACGAATGAATCAACGACATTGCTATTACCCTTAAAGGAGAAagcaataaaataaaaaataaaaaagtcaAAATAAGGAAGTTTTctaaagaatgaattagtggcattcaTATAAACCtttaagaaaaagaaaatgaaaaagatagaaattttgcacacaatttacacataaATTGCACTTTTCTATAGTATGCAAAAACAAGCATATAATAGTGGAGTTTTCGTAAAATAAAAGTTTCCTCAGAACGAATGAATTAATGGCATTCGTATTACCATTAAAGCAGACAAAAACTGAAACAcaaactaaaactaaatcaaaataatgaagttttctaaggaagaatgaattagtggcatggTATTAtactttaagaaaaacaaaaaagaaataaatactaaaacaaaatcaaaataattagtGGCTTTTGTATTACCCttcaagaagaaagaaaatgaaatcaaactaaaacaaaatcaaacAATGAGGTTTCCTAAGAAAGAATGAATTTgttgcattggtattaccctttagtaaaaagaaaatggaaaaaaatatGTAAAACAAATAATGACAAATTTTGCACACAATTGACACATAAATTGCAAATTTCTATAGTATGCaaaaataagcatataatagtggaattttcGCCAAAAGAAGTTTCCTAAGTACGAATGAATTAGATTAGACCGAAACTGAAACGAAAACtgaaataaaatcaaaataatgaaggtttttaaggaagaatgaattagtggcatggTATTACTCTTTAAGAAATACGAAAAGAAATACatactaaaacaaaatcaaaataatgaggtTTTCTAGGAAAGAATGAATTACTGGCTTTGGTATTGCCCTTCAAGAAGAGAGAAAATGAATTCAAACTATTACAAAATCAGACGATGTGGTTTTTTAAGAATGAATGAATTGGTGGGTTAGTTTTACCCTTTAgtaaaaagaaaacgaaaaactaTCTGAAATAAacaatgacaaaatttgcacacaatatACCCAAAAATTGCGCTTGTTtaaaatatgcaagaataagcatgtACTGCGGAAATTTTCGCCAAAAAATCCTACACAAGAATGATCAATGGCATTGATATTACCCTTAATGAAGGAACAAAATAAAATTATGACTATTTCAAAATcaaaataataaacttttataagaaaaatgaaatagtggcattggtattcctttttaagaagaaaaataatgaatttagaaaaaacttgcacacaacttcACACTAAAATTGCTTTTTTCTGTAGTATACCAACAACAATCATATGACAGTGTAATTTTCGCGCATATTGTATTGTATAGCATTTGAATATATATATTTAGACTCACCCAACACCCAAAAATACCTAAAAAAGAAAATAATATAATCTAACTAATAAAGaataacaaaaaacaaaagaagaaacacaTAAAACATATTTCTTTTAAAGAAAAACAATGTGGCAAAGGGGAGGGCTGGGTGGCATACGTGGGCTTCAGCCCAGTAGGAAGTTGACTGACCCAAATATGTGGTCAGTCAAAAAACAAAATCTAAGCCAGCTCATAGTACTCAATGGCCAGAAAAATCTATAGGGAAGTGACTGAAGGCAAAAAAATCAATGGCcagaaaaatcgactgaccaaaagtGTTTTTTCAGGCAACTTACGTGTAGCTAATGTGTAAAATAAAAGAGCAGCAAATCAACTTTTGTCCACGATAAAGCAGAAGCGAGAGATCCGCCTATCAAAACATGTGATGTACGTCGGTTGACGGGGCAACATACGGCTCCTAGCTTTTTTTTCCCAAACATTGGCCGTACAACAGGAGGATTTTGTGAACACGCTCAGGAAGGAAAAAAAAGTTATATTATGGAGCTCCCAAACTTGAAACGCATGCTGCGATTTGATACGAGAGCTTTCAAAGTGTGCGTTGCAGTCCCAAACTTGGCACGCCAACGACGATAAGGTTAACGGCTGCGCCTGCTGGCAGCCACATCAGATTTGTTTGTCGAGCTGGCCACACAGTTAACGGCTGTTACAATGTTGTTCATACCCCCGCGGTCTATGCCATTCACACCTTTAGTCACTCATTTGGTGTCTCTGCAGTGAATGTTGTGTTGCGTGTTCATACTGCTCTGCCACCGCTCTCGCTCTCGCCCTCTTCCTCGCACAGTAGATCCGCCGCCACGGCCGGTGCCGCCTGCGTGGCGTGACCATGCCGTTGGTGAATGACCGAGGTTCATCCTCTGATGATTCGACGAGTAGAATGGTGTTGCTTTGGCTTTTCAAAATTTGGGGATTTGCCGTTTCCCTATATTGAATCGATTTGGTTGATGTTTAGATGTTGTACACGATTTCGTACAGGGATTGAAGTGGACTAGCAATGGATGTGTCAGCTCGATGCCTCCATAAGCTCCCATGCGAAAAGAAGTTGGCTGATACCGGGAGGAAAGGTCTTAGGTGTGCAGGCCATATGAGTTCTTTTTACCAGTGTGTAATCAGGACATGTGTGTAACCTGGACATGTGTAATCAACTTGGGCGTGTGTAATCAAGACATGTGCATGCACTTGACCAATCCTATAAAATATGTGCATGTTTGTCTGTTGATGATGCTttaagcttattaccaaaatagcTCATTACTAAATTCAAGTACTTCAGTTGACCCATGATATAAACTTTTGTTGATCAACTCCCAAGTCATGTATATATGAACGTGTGTATAAGCACCTGCGGAAGTTGCTTTTGTGCATCAGCAAACATTGAGAGAAAAAAACTTTGAAGGTACTACACGTGCATTTAGCTGATCACGAGTTGTTGTGAAGAGTTTTCGCCGAGAGAGATTCATGTACGAGAAGCTGCATGTATACAAAAACATCATGTAATTACACATAGTCAATTTTCGCTACAACTGACCCAGGAAGAAGCTTCTCTACTGATGCTAATCAACAACATAATGATCCTGttcaaaataataaaataaataagacaaCAACTCAACCCTGGACTTTTAGTCCGAGGAAACGTGATCCTAGACTTGTACTCGGAAGCTAGAGCTGCAGATGGCGATGTCATGTGGCAACCGAGCTATCGGTGTCCTTGCTCGATGAGCACCGATGCCGCAGTGCACTGGCCTCACCTAAAAATGGAAGAAAAGGTATGTCATAATTAAGTATAGTCATAATCAAAGTGGTGTTCATCCAAGAACTCAACAACTCACCGAATGTATCCTGGGGTGGAGCTATGCTCGGCAACTCACCAAGTATATCCTGTGGTGTAGCGATACAAGctaggggggcaccgcccccctatCCTAGAAAATCATCTTTTTCGACAAAGCCTAGAGAGTCATCTGGAGGGCTCAGATGGAATAAATAGTGTTTTGCCCCTCAAATCTTCAGATTTTAAAATTTGATTTCCAGTAAGTATTTCTCTAGCCCTGTAAAGCTGGATGTGAGTGGCGTTGCAAATAGGGCACAACATGTCCATGGTGAGCCACCGCTTGATGCACCGTTGATGGAAAATGTGGTTGCAATCAAGCTTTTCTGGTGCCCGTAAACGGCATGTTAGTGTACTGACGGTGAGGGGTGGGAGCGTTCCTGAAAGGTATCTGTTTCTTTCGTTTAAGGATTGGTGACTTGACACTGATTCCGTCTCTAATGTCGCATTCTTCGGTGTGGGCGATAACTGTGTCGACCAGGAGATGCTCGTGTCGAGTGATAGCAGGTGGAATTAAATCAGCTTCCTCTTCCACTGACGGATGCAATGGACAACCATCATGACTAGCGACCTCACGACAGAAATGGCCATGAAGATGAAGGGCAATGATCTCTCTAGAGTGGACCGGCCTACTAGATCTGTCGGCTGACTTGTCGATGGGCACTCTTCGGTGGAAGTTGTTGGCTCCCGTATGACTCATATTGCATACACAACTGATAGTTAAAAAGGAGCGGTGACTCCATTATATAGCAGAAAGGGAGGGCCAAAGCCGTAGTGTGATGTTGCCACTGGTCACAGGAGATGGTAGTAAGGGGTTGAGAGAACGAATGTGGTGTTGGCATTTGGGAAATGACCCGTTGGGGGAAGAGAAGATGGAAGGTGCTAAGTATTCTCTTTGATTACAAGGGTTCTCACATAATTAAGGATACACAGGGCCAATTCGCTCTTGAGGTAAACGAAGAAGATAGAGAAGCCAATCCAAAAAAATTCCCATATGTCTCATGTTGTTGTTACGAGAACAAGTTCAACTAAGGGGTATCCTTGGTAACATTGTCATAAGTAAAGTTAACAGTGGTGATGGTGCCATGTACCAGGGGTACACCGGCAGACCGAAAGTCAGcccaccgggccggaaattggcccaccTAGGGCGTTGTCTACTTGGAGTACTAAAGTGACACATTGATGTTTTCTAAAAAGGTTAGTCATCTTGATGGAGCATGACCTAATCCTATGTTAGGAAGGAGTCAACATGGGTTTGGTCACATGTCTGAATCGTTTGCGACTACCTCGGTATCCTCTCCCATGATCCCTAATCAACATCTGTTCCAGTCGTCTGCGACTGCTTGGACTCACCTCAAGAGTTCCCGGTCTTTCGTTCAAAAGTGAGGGTGGAATGATTTACGTGCTCATGACGGGTCTTATATTGGGAAGGGTGCATTGAAAAATGACCCAGATTATTCATGGTGCTGGTAGGTAGGGGGGTAGGCTAGTAAAAAGTAGGTCCATGAGTCCCTGCAAACTACTTTCTATATGGTCCCCAATGGTCGCTCTGCCCTCTACTAATGCATCTTCAGCTTTCTCATGGCATATCACATtgtgtgtgttgatgactgacaatTCACCTTGAACTTTCCCATGGCATTTCATATTGTGTATGTTGATGGTTGGACGGCTTGTTCGTTTGTTTTCTTTGATGATGTTGCATTGAAGCAACAAGACGTTGCTTTGCTTCTATTTTTCATGTCAAGCCCATCAGAATTTATCAACACCAGTCAACTTAAAATTTTCTAATATGCGGCAGCAATGCGCCGGCCAAAACACACCTGAGTACTAGCAATACTTCATGCCCTATAATGTAGGATACAGTCCGTTGGTTAATTTGTTAGTGGGATGGTTGTGTCTCGCTAGACTGGATTATCATATCGGTGGTACCGTGGTAGGGGATGCACTATCGATAACCATGCGGCAACATTGACTTTGTGAATCCCGATGCCCGTAACTCATGATTTGAATAGGTGTTGCATGAGTCCACAATCGTGTGATAGCATGCCAGAGTGTGTATGTGTGCTCAAATCTAAGTTGCACTTCATAGCTAAGAAATTGGATGTCAGTCACTTTTTCCATTTGTATATAAAAGCCTCTCTTGGTCGCCTGTCAAAAATTAAACCTTTCCAGCTGAATAAGTGCATCCCAGTAGCTCATATCTAAGACTAAACCTTtaatctagtactccctccatcccaaaataagtgtcatggttttagttttatttagttcaaatttgaactaaaaccactaGAATGAGCTACTGGTTGTGGAACGTCGGACAACACAGTCTACCGGCTAACAAACCCGGACGGTCCAGTTTAGTCGACGACAGTATGACTTCGACGCTCGTCCATTCCTTATATCCCACTGTTAAGACATTCCCCAGTTAACCTGTGGTGGTAGAGGCCACATATGAAATTATACAATCGAGGAATCGGCATGAGAGCAGCTTGCGGATGACCAGGCTGCACATGTAGAATTCAATGTATCACTCTTGCCATGTAGATTTTCAGCCTTGATTCGggaagaaatatttaatatatcgACTAACACATGTATACTTGCACGTTGCCTTTGAAAAAAAATATAATGAGACAAAGATGAGGGGATAAAATAGTAATAATTGAGGCTGCCACGTTGGCGCTTTCTGGTAAATTGGACAGACAACTACCAACATAATGCATTTCAGATCATATTGGATTGGAGTACCTTTTTTTTGTTACCAAATTTAGTGTAGATGTGTATTTTCATAAATAGATGACCAATATAGGTGCATTTCGGATGTCTACATCAAGAAGCTAGCAGCTAACTAGTTATGGTGTTCTTACAGTTAACTCTTTATATGCAATTCTTAAAGCTAATCAAGTAAAATATACTTTTATGAAATGTGGTGTCCCTATGTAACTCCAATAGGTAAGGTGTGTTTGCATCGCTATcattccaaaatattattttaactAGAGAGAGCACAAAAGGAGCTGAATAGGGAGTGACAAATGTCTGTTACATGCAGAAAAACGAATTTTTAGGTCATCTGTTTTTGTACCGTGCGGTGGCAAAGATTGACTGGTGTACAATAAAATGTGTTTCCTAATTGAATTTAAGGCACAAACACGGCTCAGTTATTTAGATGGGTGCTAAGTTCGATGGTAGAAGTAGGAACTTTTAGCCATCAGGTCATTATGGAAAACCAGATATAGTATCCATTTTCAGGATAAATTTTTCTAGATTCCTCATTGATAACTTTCTCGGTCTGGAACTCATAAACCAAAGTACAGAAAAATGCAGCATCTACCGCCAAACAAATGTGCAGCAAGAGGTGTCTGAATTTACCACCTGATGGGAGACAGAAGCTGCTAGAATGAGTAACTTATaagctgttttttttttttgctttagaCTTTCTATTTAGCTCTATGCAAAGAGCTGTTTCCCTAGTTAGTAAGTTCAAGCTGGTCCGTAGTTTGTTTGCTAATAGTTAAGTACGGTTGAGATCAGTTTTCATGCAAATGGAATTGGAGGTTTGCACCTATTGCGCACAATTTTACTTAGTTTTGTAAGACGGATTGAAGCAATCCTATGCTCATGTGTGCAAAACAAATGAATGTCTTGAATTTTTCTTTAAATAGGCGCACCTCCTTAGTTGAATGATCACATTTGCTGTaaggtaatttgcttaaattttGGAAGCAGAGCTGCAGTTTGAGTGGATAAAAGCAATCCAGATGGCATAATAGTATAGCCAGTGAAGTTCACTAGGTTTTCCACATGGAAAGAAAGGTGACCGTTCTTATCTTAAATCTGCCAAAGTGACTTGTAATTAAGTTATATATCTTTCAGTTTGCATACCTTATCTTAGTATTCGCTTCCACTAAGAAAACATAAAATCTGGAAACAAACAACATACAGCAGTAGTACCCACAACACATGACCAGAGCACTAAGTTTAATTCTCCAATCACAACAGCACTGAAGTGACAGTCAGGCAAAAAACTGTGCTGAGTGAAACGTCGTAATACACATAGCTATATGCACACAAAGAGCAGGTCCAGCTTGGAGTGAGATCGCACACTGAAACTCAGAGATCAAACTAACAGCCAACGAGCACATAGCCATGTCTAAACCATGCCAAAACTAAGTATATACGGGAGGTAGGGAGGAACGGTAATAAGGAGTTTTAATACCATAGATTCATACACCATAGTCCAGAACAGTATGAAAAAGTTCAAGACATAATAACAACCACCAAGTGATGACATCGCAGGTGCTACAGCATCCATCCAAAATGACATATTCTATTAGTAGTTATGACAAGTGAGAAGAGCTAAGAACAAAAGACATGCTCTAAATATCAGGCAAAGCAAACCAGGAGCCTTGAACATTCAGATGCGCCCTGTGGAGAACGGAGCCTCCTCGTCTTAACCTTGATGCATCTCATGGGACGGAATTGGAAGAATGCTCTCCTGGAGGCGGTAATGAGCAAGCCGCATACAATGATTCTTACCAATTTTAACCAAACCTAAGAATTTGCCATCAACGTCACAGTGCAACACATGTTTGCCATTGAACCTGACCAGTAGCTCACGCTCATTTAACACAGCCATATCATTGAACGACTGCACCATTGAATCAATTGGTgttctctttttctttttgtaaGAAGTTAAATAAAGTTGACGTGATGCCTCCACCGTTGACAGTTCGATCCGATACTTGAAAGCCCAGATTTGGGCCTCGTAATCTTGCATCACCCACACATCCATAGTGGAGAAACTAGCAGGAGTCGAGCCGGCCCAGAATGCAAGCGTCCCTTTTATATCAAACAGCATGCTATTAGGGCAATGCTGGCCAGGACTGCGCATCCACCGGAATGACTCAGCTTCTGTGTCAAACACAATAATGTCTACACATCCTCCTGTGATGTCACTGGAACCAGAAAGCCACCAATGCAGGCTGCCACGGTGGTGGACTGGTGGTGAAAAGCCGGATGAAAAGTGCACCTCATTCATTAACTATTTTCCACAGAAGGTGATGAGACCGTTGGAATTTTTACTATGATGCGCCTTGGCTTGTCAGATCCCACTTTGAGGACATATACGCTGGATTTAGACGAGTCATGTGACCGAGAGAACCAGAGCACCCTATATTCTCCAGTTGGATGGTGGCGGTAGAAACCAATTACGAAGTTGAATTGCCCTTGAGGCTGCGGTAGGATAACATACTTGCAGGTGACCGGGTTGCAGATGAAGAAACTGGGTTGCGTGTGATGGTAGATAATCAAGAAGCCATCGCAGGAGCCTTTGAGAGTGAAACTGAGATTGCCTTCCCGGACCAACGGCCAGAGCTCTTGACTGGAGGTGCCACCACCGATGTCACCAAAGACGACATGACTGACAGCCCGCCCATGCGCATCAACAATGGGAACCAATGGCTGTCGGCGGTGGTGTTCGAGCATGAATTTGGGGGTGGATGTGGCACTGCGCCATGACGTGTTGACAACTCGACAACAGCCGACGTCTTTGGAGGGCAATTGGATGAGTATCATGTCCATAATCTCCCCTGGCAGGTCCTCAAGCATGGTTGCGCCTTTCTTGTCTGGCATCGTCCTCCGTCGAGTCCAGTCAACTGAAAAGAGAAGCCGAGCTTTAGTGCAAGCTGAAAACCCGCCTCCACTATTAACTCCTTCGGACCAGTTCAAATTAAAAAGACAAGCAAGTACATGGCAATTTTAATTTGTAgaacatggcaattttagtttgtagaacATGGCAattttacactgtagttgccatagtgcttaaactaaagttgccatgtggcaattttaatTTGTAgaacatggcaattttagttttctgatgatggcaattccagtactttgaccataaaaatatttttttgtataaaccatgacaattttaagtgcatgtatcatggcaatttagtttatggtgcatggcaagtctagtttcttaattcacgtttcataatatgtcaaaatttactttaaatgtagaagaaaatagcttaaacatatcatggcaactttagtgtaaacatcatggcagttcatgtgcaatagacatggcaacttttaacccgaaaaaaaatcgtcaaaatatattgacatgggatctagtttcgaagatcacGTCACgtgggatttaatggtgaaaacagatcttcaatcggatttttcatttaagagataaaatattttaaaaactgaaaatccaaaaagattcccacatgcatgcatgcggtgatgtGGCGCAGTCTGTATGTTATAGTGCATGTGGGCGGGTTTGGCTTCCACCACACGTGTGGACGTTagcgttgtcctaattttttggGCGTATAAAATCAGCCTTTTTCCTCTCCAGCAACCAACTTGAAACACCCCTCTCTCTCCCATTCCGAGCATGTCGTCTCCCCCACCCATATATAATTTTCTCAGACTTCAATCACCTTCCCCAAGTGCGGCCTCCTCGAAGGTAAGAGGAATAGTGATGGAGTTCCGAGGCCGAACAAAGCCGGCGATGACACGGCTTGGAGGCAAGTCCAAGTCCTGCCAAGTGCAAGAGGGGAGGAGGCTTTTCGCTCACCCCCAGTTGATTAGACGAAGCACGAGCTCGAGACGGGGAATGCGGGGCGAGCGGTACCAAGGCGGGTAGTTTTCAATGAGGTTTGGATGAACTCATCGGAAGCGAGCAAGGGTGGTTTGTGTTGTCGCAAATCGTCGACACATTTAAATTTGGGGGGCGGGGGGAATAAAAGTCCATGCAGATTGAAGGTAAAAAGACGAAGTGTCAGCCCTTTAATTTCAATCCAATGGTTGCGATAGAAGTGGGGACACCAACTAACACCTAATTTTATTCTAGACGATTGATGCACAGTTGCTCCTTATTAACGGGGCCTCCTCGCCCTATCTTGCCCAACCATGGTGTCGCTAGTCATGGGGGCATCTCTTGACCATCGCTGACACCGTGCACAATCTTTTACTTATGCTTGAACGCAAACGGGGAATTGGATGATTTGCCCTAGGGTTGTTTCAATGACAGTAGCCCCCGGCCTTACCTTGTAgcctctcggggggggggggggggggggttgttatcAAATGGAGAAGTAAAGTGGGGCAAAAGATCCAATTTCTCGAACGCAAACTACCCGTAACCCAGCAATGTGCCCAAGACTATAACCTTCCAACCTTGTCTTCACCAGTAGTGGGTTCTGTGTTGTCAATATACATGTCCCCGTCTCTATATTAATGGCACGCGAATCATAGAGAATGACACGATACAAAAAATATGAATAGAAGTATACGATTTATTTTCCTTTTCAGCCGAGAGAATCTTTGAAGCATCTttgtgtatatgtatatgtatgtgcATTTCATACGACGTTTAGGCCCCCACGTCGCCTACCGTCTCGGGCAACTCGGGCAGAACCCAGCCCTATCCGCCAGGCCGCACATCCCCCCCATCACCCTAGCCACCGTTGGAGGAGGTCACCAGGCTAAGCTCGGGCGGCGGACGACGATGGCGGTACATCTTCTCCCTTTCGTTGCGTAGGGGTGGTGCGGAGCATCCCggccattgcccccccccccgatCTGGGCCTCCATTGCACGGCGGTTCGCTCCCGGCGGCACCGGTGTGGTGGTGTTCGGTGGCGGCAGGAGGGCCGTGGTAGGCATGTTCTGTTGCACAGGGTGGATGCGTACAAGTTGGTCCACGTCTAGATCGGCTGGATTTGTCTTTGGTGGCCCGCTTGTGGTGTGGGGCGAGGTGCTGGTGTCCATGAAGACGCGGGAAACTCTGGGGGAAACCTAGATCTCTTTAGTATCGAGCGATGACGGTGCTTTTGTGTCGTATTCCCTCTTGAGGGCGCGCGTCGTTTGTGGAGTTACCTCCGGCCGAAGGGACCAACAGTGATGTCATACATCTTTATGGTGAGCCTCCGCGCGGACCCAGTCAACGGCAAGATCGGGGTCACACAACTGGCAGTAAAAATCGTGTCGACTACGGTCGTGGCAGATGATGGCGGCGTCTCCGACGTTGGTTACCTGTCGAGGCATCGTAGTTGCAGGTTGCGTCACCATGCTCGGGTTGTCCCGGGGGAAACCCAAGATCTGTGTCTCTTGGATCAGACGATGACGACACCTTTGGTGTCattctccctcctgggggcatcattTTGGGGCAAGTGCTAGCTAGAGGGGGCAAGAGATGAAGTGGTTTTGCATCTTCAGCTTCGAGGCAACGGGTCTCGATGGTGTGGTGCAGCAGGGGTCTCGGTGTTGGACGCATTTGATGGGCGTGCGCAGGAGGATGGCGTTGTCTGGTTGGGGGAGTCAACGACACAAGGTCCTAGCAAGGTCAATGCATTGATCACTCTTTGAAATTGCACGACAGAAGATGGCAGATTCTAAAGTGCACGCATGCAGTGCGTGCTGAGTTTCCGC
Protein-coding regions in this window:
- the LOC123164768 gene encoding F-box protein DOR-like, whose translation is MPDKKGATMLEDLPGEIMDMILIQLPSKDVGCCRVVNTSWRSATSTPKFMLEHHRRQPLVPIVDAHGRAVSHVVFGDIGGGTSSQELWPLVREGNLSFTLKGSCDGFLIIYHHTQPSFFICNPVTCKYVILPQPQGQFNFVIGFYRHHPTGEYRVLWFSRSHDSSKSSVYVLKVGSDKPRRIIVKIPTVHFSSGFSPPVHHRGSLHWWLSGSSDITGGCVDIIVFDTEAESFRWMRSPGQHCPNSMLFDIKGTLAFWAGSTPASFSTMDVWVMQDYEAQIWAFKYRIELSTVEASRQLYLTSYKKKKRTPIDSMVQSFNDMAVLNERELLVRFNGKHVLHCDVDGKFLGLVKIGKNHCMRLAHYRLQESILPIPSHEMHQG